The Branchiostoma lanceolatum isolate klBraLanc5 chromosome 10, klBraLanc5.hap2, whole genome shotgun sequence genome has a window encoding:
- the LOC136443013 gene encoding uncharacterized protein yields the protein MRRQITREVRDKIRQTKMKKNRDLQVTFGNGESLNKRKSRRIAEEFGTRQEAEERTKERKEKEVKGAIKPKDRLGHFDSFADFDREGLKNEVMDWEENSEVNWTQLAVKYNIKGKDGELPGNAGQLVKLWLQSQGVDTERFKGSTTCTGDRIRRARLRIGTDPKITMPTTRTEAQMRKELRVCIREGEVNIGDFIVPKQYKTYYFNKAENKIQTKVTVIEGRKQPLLKVRQQLLQKQERLLRNKVDYDTMNLQEIKNRLEQLCETTDGETEEETRAHLQRVEATRHLAYWEDGACLANHGYILYLVSTLYDPAIYLTSAEYFDKHKVKLNVQNEVERPELYLIARCGASDEEQLMYAETRRDDLPSLSEPVQTTDGREYADILRFFKGDHPARQFEFGAQRSGHYSCTCPIDKRTTSDFWKCCHVDNVLSNITDRQAFIMEGPVTSHKATQTVPDPFAKMTKDEMADELTYRGTVTYTDAEGMTKKDLNVQMKHTLHGVKRIPTLLYQSPNASVEELNIQHLEEPGSEAMHDLCNHAKNLLEEIPSRVSTHVAGIVKRVNNLVLNSKDTVRAADMRYAVLVLLQELKQDRETSGELVKLINTLADMQRICYAAAEDRSMINVFRLTNVSFLHYLMIKECLPGEPSSISSRKLWGQYIHSLRDHVPINYRVVAISSIMAENEERQFSLLKRITKSSASYSKPGHIITNILVRTHFQDKAPTSSDKHQQNKISKAGKVISSERTTIPIKLLRKYPREAQTHCERIPDFLLPGYGVYWHIEGEEVVFHDGPNDKPNSDGPKLHHFRATSLKDERKYLQQKWQECLEQRVRVPACKLWVYEDQKLIKKVTTTFLEMDHNSGPDDEITSMEDVCEVEDHIEMEEQSESDSEEDEEVIRVERIDPEPDLDIETGDQEAASQIEASPRIPLPHPDQSPGTRIRMERSNSAHTPTRTGSVDQQGTTSSPTPCLSEENNSNSAHTPTRTGSVDQQGTTSSPTPCLSEENNRYV from the exons ATGAGACGACAGATAACAAGAGAAGTGAGAGATAAGATACGGCAgacaaagatgaagaaaaacagGGACTTACAGGTGACTTTTGGCAATGGGGAATCTCTGAACAAGCGAAAGTCAAGGAGAATAGCTGAAGAATTCGGAACAAGACAGGAGGCAGAAGAGCgtacaaaggaaagaaaagagaaagAGGTAAAGGGAGCAATAAAACCAAAGGATAGATTGGGACATTTTGACAGCTTTGCAGACTTTGACAGGGAAGGTCTTAAAAACGAAGTAATGGATTGGGAAGAAAACAGTGAAGTCAACTGGACACAGCTCGCAGTAAAGTATAACATCAAAGGAAAAGATGGCGAACTGCCAGGAAATGCTGGACAACTGGTGAAGCTATGGCTCCAGAGTCAGGGAGTAGATACAGAGAGATTCAAGggaagtactacatgtacaggggACAGGATCCGCCGAGCAAGGCTACGGATTGGAACTGACCCCAAAATCACTATGCCGACAACACGCACAGAGGCACAGATGAGGAAAGAGCTGAGGGTCTGTATAAGAGAGGGAGAAGTAAACATTGGTGATTTCATTGTCCCAAAGCAGTACAAGACCTACTACTTcaacaaagcagaaaacaagatacaaaCAAAGGTAACTGTAATTGAAGGACGGAAACAGCCCCTCTTAAAGGTACGACAACAGCTTCTGCAGAAACAAGAACGACTTCTGAGAAACAAAGTAGACTATGACACCATGAACCTGCAGGAAATAAAGAACCGTCTGGAACAACTGTGTGAAACAACAGATGGAGAAACTGAAGAGGAGACAAGGGCTCATCTGCAGAGGGTAGAGGCGACTAGACATCTCGCATACTGGGAGGACGGGGCTTGTCTAGCCAACCATGGATACATACTTTATCTTGTCTCCACTTTGTACGATCCTGCCATTTATCTGACCAGTGCCGAATACTTTGacaaacacaaagtaaagctcAATGTCCAAAATGAAGTGGAGAGGCCGGAGCTTTACCTGATCGCCCGCTGTGGAGCCTCAGATGAGGAACAGCTAATGTATGCAGAGACCAGGCGAGACGACCTACCATCATTGTCAGAACCAGTACAGACGACAGATGGGCGTGAGTATGCCGATATACTCCGCTTTTTCAAGGGCGACCACCCAGCTAGGCAGTTCGAGTTTGGGGCGCAACGGTCAGGGCACTACTCATGTACCTGCCCTATCGATAAAAGAACGACATCTGACTTCTGGAAGTGCTGCCATGTTGATAATGTGCTCAGTAACATCACGGACAGACAGGCCTTTATAATGGAAGGCCCTGTTACATCACATAAAGCTACACAAACGGTCCCAGACCCATTCGCTAAAATGACTAAGGATGAGATGGCAGACGAGCTGACTTACAGGGGCACTGTCACATACACTGACGCTGAAGGTATGACAAAGAAAGACCTAAATGTCCAAATGAAGCATACTCTCCATGGAGTAAAGAGGATACCTACACTTCTGTACCAGTCCCCGAATGCAAGTGTAGAGGAGCTGAATATTCAACATCTGGAGGAACCAGGCAGTGAGGCCATGCATGATCTATGCAACCATGCAAAAAATCTGCTAGAAGAAATACCATCAAGAGTGTCCACACATGTAGCTGGCATAGTCAAAAGGGTGAACAATCTGGTACTCAATAGTAAAGATACAGTCCGAGCTGCTGACATGAGATATGCCGTACTTGTGTTGCTTCAAGAACTGAAGCAGGATAGGGAAACAAGTGGTGAGTTGGTGAAGCTCATCAACACACTTGCTGACATGCAAAGGATTTGTTATGCTGCTGCAGAAGACAGGTCCATGATAAATGTGTTCCGACTGACGAATGTGAGTTTCCTTCACTATCTCATGATCAAGGAGTGCCTACCTGGGGAACCATCCTCTATATCTAGCAGAAAACTGTGGGGCCAATATATCCATTCTTTAAGGGATCATGTGCCAATCAACTACAGGGTAGTTGCGATCAGTTCCATCATGGCAGAGAACGAGGAACGGCAGTTTAGCTTGCTGAAGCGAATCACAAAGTCATCAGCAAGTTATTCAAAACCAGGTCATATCATCACCAACATTCTAGTGCGGACGCACTTCCAAGACAAGGCACCAACATCCTCCGACAAACACCAGCAGAACAAAATCTCAAAAGCTGGAAAAGTCATCTCGTCCGAGCGAACAACAATTCCAATCAAGCTGCTAAGAAAGTACCCAAGAGAAGCACAAACCCACTGTGAAAGGATTCCGGACTTCCTGCTTCCAGGGTATGGGGTATATTGGCACATTGAGGGAGAGGAAGTTGTCTTCCATGATGGCCCCAACGATAAGCCTAATAGTGATGGCCCAAAGCTACACCACTTCCGGGCAACATCACTTAAGGATGAGCGCAAGTATCTCCAACAGAAATGGCAAGAGTGTCTTGAACAGCGAGTCAGAGTACCAGCATGTAAGCTGTGGGTGTATGAGGACCAGAAACTAATCAAGAAAGTCACCACAACATTCCTCGAAATGGATCACAACTCTGGCCCAGATGATGAGATTACATCCATGGAAGATGTGTGTGAAGTGGAGGACCACATTGAAATGGAGGAGCAAAGTGAAAGTGACTccgaagaagatgaagaagtaaTCAGGGTGGAGAGGATAGACCCAGAGCCAGACCTGGACAT TGAAACAGGAGACCAAGAAGCTGCCAGCCAGATTGAAGCGTCACCTAGAATTCCACTGCCGCATCCAGATCAGTCTCCTGGTACTAGGATCAGAATGGAAAGAAG CAACAGTGCACATACACCCACTAGGACTGGCAGCGTGGACCAGCAGGGCACTACTTCATCCCCAACACCTTGTCTTTCTGAGGAGAACAACAG CAACAGTGCACATACACCCACTAGGACTGGCAGCGTGGACCAGCAGGGCACTACTTCATCCCCAACACCTTGTCTTTCTGAGGAGAACAACAGGTATGTTTAA